The Anopheles merus strain MAF chromosome 2L, AmerM5.1, whole genome shotgun sequence genome has a segment encoding these proteins:
- the LOC121593914 gene encoding nuclear factor NF-kappa-B p100 subunit-like isoform X4, whose translation MSTLLNLDSYRHELYEQQQLLGTSPIQYTVLSMDTPSPSSSSSAAAAVVSVGEFTLGPGRTYASALSPSSSSASPSSPSSVASPNSRASNMSPESSASDQSASYTLQNLNLSSSAGTMNYPGMGYQQQQQQQQHQQHQHQQQHQQLQQQQHHYYTPQLLNLDQEHLQAQTFTYVTSSNEAFAAPEPNYSEPHLVILEQPVDKFRFRYQSEMHGTHGSLMGSRTEKSKKTFPTVELRGYSGEAKVRCSLYQVDPQRRAPHSHHLVIKSGELDLIDPHDLDVGGAGAAEPSEGVGGDGKYVATFQGMGIIHTAKKFIAEELYKKLRKHRLCELNREPTEREEQQMQKEAAVMARTMNLNQVCLCFRAYRVEAGTGRWVPICEPVYTNPINNMKSALTGELKICRLSTTVSGVDGGEEVFMFVEKVCKNNIKIRFYELDEYDQEVWQEMAIFSEADVHHQYAIAFKTPPYRHKDITEPVEVLMQLFRPRDRCQSEPVLFKYKPRPGMMVVPGAGAASGASRKRLRISSGNVSSEIPTVILNDPNGPVGPAGVGGGGGGGGGGGGGGGAIGSGSTTRLPPLHQPFPMLANHAGGGAIPEGQEPTSTTSLTTSAHHPDIMSGIGSTTTISKELTKASIIQEILNIPTTIASDVAFDSSDFPCNSEEFNKLIQEIGNQQDLVKLETDAETAGSGATDTESVLGRAIADLVASGDDSRQGEMLRKLLALIKLFAGDVNRSRQLLASHWTAANQQQLNCLHAAIRRNDTTIACKLIELLHEYQLAEELLDLPNDRNETGLHLAVSCNSEPIVKALLAAGAKLHFCDYRGNTPLHRAVVENVPDMVRLLLLQQRPGQPGGLRLDCTNDDGLTALQAAVYARNLKITRILLEAGASVREKDLKHGNNILHIAVDNDALDIVHYILEEVKEELGRERNNAGYTPLQLADAKSHTGQGNNKLIVRELLRHYPDGLQKEVKKEIDATEDDEEEEEEEEEEDEDEEGEEQEQREASAPSSNVLDSMDLINGERATVARLLDEHEPEAEPQRKATKRSDSGPARTEPDTLLDEQCLEELCRLLDAGNGWRELGSLLDFHSFFTVWEQAPSPARMLLGYFEMQQLHLDRLIDMLRVLELRDPIRSIDEMICRRMK comes from the exons ATGTCGACGCTGCTGAATTTGGACAGCTATCGGCATGAGCTGTACG aGCAACAACAGCTGCTGGGCACGTCCCCGATCCAGTACACCGTCCTGTCGATGGACAcaccgtcgccgtcgtcgtcgtcgtcggcagcagcagcagtggtcaGTGTTGGAGAGTTTACGCTCGGCCCGGGTCGCACCTATGCCAGTGCGCTTtcgccatcgtcatcgtccgCATCGCCATCGTCACCGTCGTCGGTCGCATCGCCCAACAGCCGGGCGAGCAACATGTCCCCGGAGTCCAGTGCCAGCGATCAGAGTGCTTCCTATACGCTGCAAAACCTGAACCTTTCCAGTAGCGCCGGCACGATGAACTATCCTGGCATGGgttatcagcagcagcagcagcagcagcagcaccaacaacatcaacatcaacagcaacatcaacaacttcaacagcagcagcatcactaTTACACACCGCAGCTGCTGAATCTCGACCAGGAGCATCTGCAAGCGCAAACCTTCACCTACGTCACATCGTCGAACGAAG CGTTTGCCGCACCGGAACCGAACTACAGCGAGCCGCATCTGGTGATCCTGGAGCAGCCGGTGGACAAGTTTCGCTTCCGCTACCAGTCGGAGATGCACGGGACGCACGGTTCGCTGATGGGCAGCCGGACGGAGAAGTCGAAGAAAACGTTCCCGACCGTTGAGCTGCGTGGGTACAGTGGGGAGGCGAAGGTGCGCTGCTCCCTCTATCAGGTGGATCCGCAACGGCGCGCCCCACATTCGCACCATCTGGTGATCAAGTCCGGCGAGCTGGATCTGATCGATCCGCACGATCTGGATGTGGGTGGCGCGGGTGCGGCTGAACCTTCCGAGGGTGTGGGCGGGGACGGCAAGTATGTGGCCACCTTCCAGGGTATGGGCATCATACACACGGCGAAGAAGTTCATCGCCGAGGAGCTGTACAAGAAGCTGCGCAAGCATCGGCTGTGCGAGCTGAACCGGGAGCCGACCGAGCGCGAGGAGCAGCAGATGCAGAAGGAGGCGGCCGTCATGGCGCGCACGATGAACCTCAATCAGGTGTGCCTGTGCTTCCGGGCGTACCGGGTGGAGGCGGGTACGGGCCGCTGGGTCCCGATCTGTGAGCCGGTCTACACGAACCCCATCAACAATATGA AAAGTGCACTTACGGGCGAGCTGAAGATCTGCCGGCTCAGCACCACCGTCAGCGGGGTGGACGGTGGCGAGGAGGTGTTTATGTTTGTCGAAAAGGTGTGCAAAA ATAACATCAAGATTCGGTTCTACGAGCTGGACGAGTACGACCAGGAGGTGTGGCAGGAGATGGCCATCTTTTCCGAGGCGGACGTCCATCACCAGTATGCGATCGCGTTCAAGACGCCACCGTACCGGCACAAGGACATTACCGAGCCGGTCGAGGTGCTGATGCAGCTGTTCCGGCCGCGCGACCGGTGCCAGAGCGAGCCGGTACTGTTCAAGTACAAACCGCGGCCCGGCATGATGGTGGTGCCGGGGGCTGGTGCTGCCAGTGGTGCGTCGCGCAAGCGGCTCCGCATCAGCTCGGGCAATGTGTCGTCCGAAATTCCCACCGTCATCCTGAACGACCCGAACGGGCCTGTTGGACCCGCTGGagtaggtggtggtggtggaggaggaggtggtggcggtggtggtggtggtgctattGGTTCAGGATCAACTACACGACTACCGCCCCTGCATCAACCATTTCCAATGCTGGCCAATCATGCTGGCGGCGGTGCCATTCCGGAAGGTCAAGAACCAACGTCGACCACATCGCTCACGACCTCAGCGCATCATCCGGACATTATGAGCGGCATcggttccaccaccaccatctccAAGGAGCTAACGAAGGCCAGCATTATCCAGGAGATACTGAACATTCCGACAACGATCGCGTCCGACGTAGCGTTCGACTCGAGCGACTTTCCCTGCAACTCGGAAG AGTTCAACAAACTCATCCAAGAGATCGGCAATCAGCAGGATCTGGTCAAGCTGGAGACGGACGCAGAAACGGCTGGCAGCGGCGCCACCGATACGGAAAGTGTGCTGGGACGGGCGATTGCCGATCTGGTCGCGTCCGGGGACGATTCGCGGCAGGGCGAAATGTTGCGCAAGCTGCTCGCCCTGATCAAACTGTTCGCCGGGGACGTGAATCGCTCGCGGCAGCTGCTGGCCTCCCACTGGACCGCTGCcaatcagcagcagctcaa ttGCCTCCACGCTGCAATCCGACGCAACGATACGACGATCGCCTGCAAGCTGATCGAGCTGCTGCACGAGTACCAGCTGGCGGAGGAGCTGCTCGATCTGCCGAACGATCGCAACGAAACCGGCCTCCATCTGGCCGTGTCGTGCAACAGCGAGCCGATCGTGAAGGCGCTGCTGGCGGCCGGCGCAAAGCTGCACTTCTGCGACTACCGTGGCAACACGCCCCTGCACCGGGCAGTCGTCGAGAATGTGCCCGATAtggtgcggctgctgctgctgcagcagcggccCGGCCAGCCGGGAGGTTTGCGGCTCGACTGCACCAACGACGACGGGTTGACCGCGTTGCAGGCGGCCGTGTATGCTCGAAATTTGAAGATCACGCGCATCCTGCTGGAGGCGGGAGCGTCGGTGCGCGAGAAGGACCTCAAGCACGGCAACAACATCCTTCACATTGCGGTCGACAAT GATGCGCTCGATATCGTGCACTACATACTGGAGGAGGTGAAGGAGGAGCTCGGTCGGGAGCGGAACAATGCTGGCTACACGCCGCTGCAGCTGGCCGACGCGAAGAGCCACACCGGGCAGGGCAACAACAAGCTGATCGTGCGGGAACTGTTGCGCCACTACCCGGATGGGTTGCAGAAGGAGGTAAAGAAGGAGATTGATGCCACAGAagacgacgaggaggaagaggaggaagaggaggaggaagacgaGGATGAGGAAGGGGAGGAGCAGGAGCAGAGGGAAGCATCGGCACCGTCCAGCAACGTGCTCGATTCGATGGATCTGATCAACGGTGAGCGGGCAACCGTTGCGCGACTGCTGGATGAGCATGAGCCGGAAGCGGAACCGCAGCGTAAAGCCACCAAGCGGTCGGACAGTGGCCCGGCTCGAACCGAACCCGACACGCTGCTCGACGAGCAGTGCCTGGAGGAGCTGTGCCGGCTGCTGGACGCGGGCAATGGCTGGCGCGAGCTCGGTTCGCTGCTCGACTTTCACTCATTCTTTACCGTGTGGGAGCAGGCGCCCAGCCCGGCACGGATGTTGCTCGGGTATTTCGAG ATGCAGCAGCTCCACCTGGACCGGCTGATCGATATGCTGCGCGTGCTGGAGCTGCGCGACCCCATCCGCAGCATCGACGAGATGATCTGCCGGCGGATGAAGTGA
- the LOC121593914 gene encoding nuclear factor NF-kappa-B p100 subunit-like isoform X2 → MRHSVCCCCGSAIVRSGCGDLYTICLPRSPFCFGAVSEAGSLGAKEQQQLLGTSPIQYTVLSMDTPSPSSSSSAAAAVVSVGEFTLGPGRTYASALSPSSSSASPSSPSSVASPNSRASNMSPESSASDQSASYTLQNLNLSSSAGTMNYPGMGYQQQQQQQQHQQHQHQQQHQQLQQQQHHYYTPQLLNLDQEHLQAQTFTYVTSSNEAFAAPEPNYSEPHLVILEQPVDKFRFRYQSEMHGTHGSLMGSRTEKSKKTFPTVELRGYSGEAKVRCSLYQVDPQRRAPHSHHLVIKSGELDLIDPHDLDVGGAGAAEPSEGVGGDGKYVATFQGMGIIHTAKKFIAEELYKKLRKHRLCELNREPTEREEQQMQKEAAVMARTMNLNQVCLCFRAYRVEAGTGRWVPICEPVYTNPINNMKSALTGELKICRLSTTVSGVDGGEEVFMFVEKVCKNNIKIRFYELDEYDQEVWQEMAIFSEADVHHQYAIAFKTPPYRHKDITEPVEVLMQLFRPRDRCQSEPVLFKYKPRPGMMVVPGAGAASGASRKRLRISSGNVSSEIPTVILNDPNGPVGPAGVGGGGGGGGGGGGGGGAIGSGSTTRLPPLHQPFPMLANHAGGGAIPEGQEPTSTTSLTTSAHHPDIMSGIGSTTTISKELTKASIIQEILNIPTTIASDVAFDSSDFPCNSEEFNKLIQEIGNQQDLVKLETDAETAGSGATDTESVLGRAIADLVASGDDSRQGEMLRKLLALIKLFAGDVNRSRQLLASHWTAANQQQLNCLHAAIRRNDTTIACKLIELLHEYQLAEELLDLPNDRNETGLHLAVSCNSEPIVKALLAAGAKLHFCDYRGNTPLHRAVVENVPDMVRLLLLQQRPGQPGGLRLDCTNDDGLTALQAAVYARNLKITRILLEAGASVREKDLKHGNNILHIAVDNDALDIVHYILEEVKEELGRERNNAGYTPLQLADAKSHTGQGNNKLIVRELLRHYPDGLQKEVKKEIDATEDDEEEEEEEEEEDEDEEGEEQEQREASAPSSNVLDSMDLINGERATVARLLDEHEPEAEPQRKATKRSDSGPARTEPDTLLDEQCLEELCRLLDAGNGWRELGSLLDFHSFFTVWEQAPSPARMLLGYFEMQQLHLDRLIDMLRVLELRDPIRSIDEMICRRMK, encoded by the exons ATGCGGCacagtgtgtgttgttgttgtggctcGGCCATCGTACGAAGCGGTTGTGGCGATCTGTACACCATTTGTTTACCCcgttcccctttttgtttcggTGCAGTGTCGGAGGCCGGCAGTTTAGGCGCGAAAG aGCAACAACAGCTGCTGGGCACGTCCCCGATCCAGTACACCGTCCTGTCGATGGACAcaccgtcgccgtcgtcgtcgtcgtcggcagcagcagcagtggtcaGTGTTGGAGAGTTTACGCTCGGCCCGGGTCGCACCTATGCCAGTGCGCTTtcgccatcgtcatcgtccgCATCGCCATCGTCACCGTCGTCGGTCGCATCGCCCAACAGCCGGGCGAGCAACATGTCCCCGGAGTCCAGTGCCAGCGATCAGAGTGCTTCCTATACGCTGCAAAACCTGAACCTTTCCAGTAGCGCCGGCACGATGAACTATCCTGGCATGGgttatcagcagcagcagcagcagcagcagcaccaacaacatcaacatcaacagcaacatcaacaacttcaacagcagcagcatcactaTTACACACCGCAGCTGCTGAATCTCGACCAGGAGCATCTGCAAGCGCAAACCTTCACCTACGTCACATCGTCGAACGAAG CGTTTGCCGCACCGGAACCGAACTACAGCGAGCCGCATCTGGTGATCCTGGAGCAGCCGGTGGACAAGTTTCGCTTCCGCTACCAGTCGGAGATGCACGGGACGCACGGTTCGCTGATGGGCAGCCGGACGGAGAAGTCGAAGAAAACGTTCCCGACCGTTGAGCTGCGTGGGTACAGTGGGGAGGCGAAGGTGCGCTGCTCCCTCTATCAGGTGGATCCGCAACGGCGCGCCCCACATTCGCACCATCTGGTGATCAAGTCCGGCGAGCTGGATCTGATCGATCCGCACGATCTGGATGTGGGTGGCGCGGGTGCGGCTGAACCTTCCGAGGGTGTGGGCGGGGACGGCAAGTATGTGGCCACCTTCCAGGGTATGGGCATCATACACACGGCGAAGAAGTTCATCGCCGAGGAGCTGTACAAGAAGCTGCGCAAGCATCGGCTGTGCGAGCTGAACCGGGAGCCGACCGAGCGCGAGGAGCAGCAGATGCAGAAGGAGGCGGCCGTCATGGCGCGCACGATGAACCTCAATCAGGTGTGCCTGTGCTTCCGGGCGTACCGGGTGGAGGCGGGTACGGGCCGCTGGGTCCCGATCTGTGAGCCGGTCTACACGAACCCCATCAACAATATGA AAAGTGCACTTACGGGCGAGCTGAAGATCTGCCGGCTCAGCACCACCGTCAGCGGGGTGGACGGTGGCGAGGAGGTGTTTATGTTTGTCGAAAAGGTGTGCAAAA ATAACATCAAGATTCGGTTCTACGAGCTGGACGAGTACGACCAGGAGGTGTGGCAGGAGATGGCCATCTTTTCCGAGGCGGACGTCCATCACCAGTATGCGATCGCGTTCAAGACGCCACCGTACCGGCACAAGGACATTACCGAGCCGGTCGAGGTGCTGATGCAGCTGTTCCGGCCGCGCGACCGGTGCCAGAGCGAGCCGGTACTGTTCAAGTACAAACCGCGGCCCGGCATGATGGTGGTGCCGGGGGCTGGTGCTGCCAGTGGTGCGTCGCGCAAGCGGCTCCGCATCAGCTCGGGCAATGTGTCGTCCGAAATTCCCACCGTCATCCTGAACGACCCGAACGGGCCTGTTGGACCCGCTGGagtaggtggtggtggtggaggaggaggtggtggcggtggtggtggtggtgctattGGTTCAGGATCAACTACACGACTACCGCCCCTGCATCAACCATTTCCAATGCTGGCCAATCATGCTGGCGGCGGTGCCATTCCGGAAGGTCAAGAACCAACGTCGACCACATCGCTCACGACCTCAGCGCATCATCCGGACATTATGAGCGGCATcggttccaccaccaccatctccAAGGAGCTAACGAAGGCCAGCATTATCCAGGAGATACTGAACATTCCGACAACGATCGCGTCCGACGTAGCGTTCGACTCGAGCGACTTTCCCTGCAACTCGGAAG AGTTCAACAAACTCATCCAAGAGATCGGCAATCAGCAGGATCTGGTCAAGCTGGAGACGGACGCAGAAACGGCTGGCAGCGGCGCCACCGATACGGAAAGTGTGCTGGGACGGGCGATTGCCGATCTGGTCGCGTCCGGGGACGATTCGCGGCAGGGCGAAATGTTGCGCAAGCTGCTCGCCCTGATCAAACTGTTCGCCGGGGACGTGAATCGCTCGCGGCAGCTGCTGGCCTCCCACTGGACCGCTGCcaatcagcagcagctcaa ttGCCTCCACGCTGCAATCCGACGCAACGATACGACGATCGCCTGCAAGCTGATCGAGCTGCTGCACGAGTACCAGCTGGCGGAGGAGCTGCTCGATCTGCCGAACGATCGCAACGAAACCGGCCTCCATCTGGCCGTGTCGTGCAACAGCGAGCCGATCGTGAAGGCGCTGCTGGCGGCCGGCGCAAAGCTGCACTTCTGCGACTACCGTGGCAACACGCCCCTGCACCGGGCAGTCGTCGAGAATGTGCCCGATAtggtgcggctgctgctgctgcagcagcggccCGGCCAGCCGGGAGGTTTGCGGCTCGACTGCACCAACGACGACGGGTTGACCGCGTTGCAGGCGGCCGTGTATGCTCGAAATTTGAAGATCACGCGCATCCTGCTGGAGGCGGGAGCGTCGGTGCGCGAGAAGGACCTCAAGCACGGCAACAACATCCTTCACATTGCGGTCGACAAT GATGCGCTCGATATCGTGCACTACATACTGGAGGAGGTGAAGGAGGAGCTCGGTCGGGAGCGGAACAATGCTGGCTACACGCCGCTGCAGCTGGCCGACGCGAAGAGCCACACCGGGCAGGGCAACAACAAGCTGATCGTGCGGGAACTGTTGCGCCACTACCCGGATGGGTTGCAGAAGGAGGTAAAGAAGGAGATTGATGCCACAGAagacgacgaggaggaagaggaggaagaggaggaggaagacgaGGATGAGGAAGGGGAGGAGCAGGAGCAGAGGGAAGCATCGGCACCGTCCAGCAACGTGCTCGATTCGATGGATCTGATCAACGGTGAGCGGGCAACCGTTGCGCGACTGCTGGATGAGCATGAGCCGGAAGCGGAACCGCAGCGTAAAGCCACCAAGCGGTCGGACAGTGGCCCGGCTCGAACCGAACCCGACACGCTGCTCGACGAGCAGTGCCTGGAGGAGCTGTGCCGGCTGCTGGACGCGGGCAATGGCTGGCGCGAGCTCGGTTCGCTGCTCGACTTTCACTCATTCTTTACCGTGTGGGAGCAGGCGCCCAGCCCGGCACGGATGTTGCTCGGGTATTTCGAG ATGCAGCAGCTCCACCTGGACCGGCTGATCGATATGCTGCGCGTGCTGGAGCTGCGCGACCCCATCCGCAGCATCGACGAGATGATCTGCCGGCGGATGAAGTGA
- the LOC121593914 gene encoding nuclear factor NF-kappa-B p100 subunit-like isoform X1, which translates to MRRTVVRYFLSRFEQNCIQTCTKPSVCASVCVCVCVECYGFVIIIVWCVCSVNRLQTSARKQSNMSTLLNLDSYRHELYEQQQLLGTSPIQYTVLSMDTPSPSSSSSAAAAVVSVGEFTLGPGRTYASALSPSSSSASPSSPSSVASPNSRASNMSPESSASDQSASYTLQNLNLSSSAGTMNYPGMGYQQQQQQQQHQQHQHQQQHQQLQQQQHHYYTPQLLNLDQEHLQAQTFTYVTSSNEAFAAPEPNYSEPHLVILEQPVDKFRFRYQSEMHGTHGSLMGSRTEKSKKTFPTVELRGYSGEAKVRCSLYQVDPQRRAPHSHHLVIKSGELDLIDPHDLDVGGAGAAEPSEGVGGDGKYVATFQGMGIIHTAKKFIAEELYKKLRKHRLCELNREPTEREEQQMQKEAAVMARTMNLNQVCLCFRAYRVEAGTGRWVPICEPVYTNPINNMKSALTGELKICRLSTTVSGVDGGEEVFMFVEKVCKNNIKIRFYELDEYDQEVWQEMAIFSEADVHHQYAIAFKTPPYRHKDITEPVEVLMQLFRPRDRCQSEPVLFKYKPRPGMMVVPGAGAASGASRKRLRISSGNVSSEIPTVILNDPNGPVGPAGVGGGGGGGGGGGGGGGAIGSGSTTRLPPLHQPFPMLANHAGGGAIPEGQEPTSTTSLTTSAHHPDIMSGIGSTTTISKELTKASIIQEILNIPTTIASDVAFDSSDFPCNSEEFNKLIQEIGNQQDLVKLETDAETAGSGATDTESVLGRAIADLVASGDDSRQGEMLRKLLALIKLFAGDVNRSRQLLASHWTAANQQQLNCLHAAIRRNDTTIACKLIELLHEYQLAEELLDLPNDRNETGLHLAVSCNSEPIVKALLAAGAKLHFCDYRGNTPLHRAVVENVPDMVRLLLLQQRPGQPGGLRLDCTNDDGLTALQAAVYARNLKITRILLEAGASVREKDLKHGNNILHIAVDNDALDIVHYILEEVKEELGRERNNAGYTPLQLADAKSHTGQGNNKLIVRELLRHYPDGLQKEVKKEIDATEDDEEEEEEEEEEDEDEEGEEQEQREASAPSSNVLDSMDLINGERATVARLLDEHEPEAEPQRKATKRSDSGPARTEPDTLLDEQCLEELCRLLDAGNGWRELGSLLDFHSFFTVWEQAPSPARMLLGYFEMQQLHLDRLIDMLRVLELRDPIRSIDEMICRRMK; encoded by the exons ATGCGCCGCACGGTGGTACG GTATTTTCTAAGCCGCTTCGAGCAGAACTGCATACAAACCTGTACTAAACCCAGTGTTtgtgctagtgtgtgtgtgtgtgtgtgtgttgagtgtTACggatttgttattattattgtgtggtgtgtatgtAGTGTAAATCGCTTGCAAACCAGTGCGCGAAAGCAGAGCAACATGTCGACGCTGCTGAATTTGGACAGCTATCGGCATGAGCTGTACG aGCAACAACAGCTGCTGGGCACGTCCCCGATCCAGTACACCGTCCTGTCGATGGACAcaccgtcgccgtcgtcgtcgtcgtcggcagcagcagcagtggtcaGTGTTGGAGAGTTTACGCTCGGCCCGGGTCGCACCTATGCCAGTGCGCTTtcgccatcgtcatcgtccgCATCGCCATCGTCACCGTCGTCGGTCGCATCGCCCAACAGCCGGGCGAGCAACATGTCCCCGGAGTCCAGTGCCAGCGATCAGAGTGCTTCCTATACGCTGCAAAACCTGAACCTTTCCAGTAGCGCCGGCACGATGAACTATCCTGGCATGGgttatcagcagcagcagcagcagcagcagcaccaacaacatcaacatcaacagcaacatcaacaacttcaacagcagcagcatcactaTTACACACCGCAGCTGCTGAATCTCGACCAGGAGCATCTGCAAGCGCAAACCTTCACCTACGTCACATCGTCGAACGAAG CGTTTGCCGCACCGGAACCGAACTACAGCGAGCCGCATCTGGTGATCCTGGAGCAGCCGGTGGACAAGTTTCGCTTCCGCTACCAGTCGGAGATGCACGGGACGCACGGTTCGCTGATGGGCAGCCGGACGGAGAAGTCGAAGAAAACGTTCCCGACCGTTGAGCTGCGTGGGTACAGTGGGGAGGCGAAGGTGCGCTGCTCCCTCTATCAGGTGGATCCGCAACGGCGCGCCCCACATTCGCACCATCTGGTGATCAAGTCCGGCGAGCTGGATCTGATCGATCCGCACGATCTGGATGTGGGTGGCGCGGGTGCGGCTGAACCTTCCGAGGGTGTGGGCGGGGACGGCAAGTATGTGGCCACCTTCCAGGGTATGGGCATCATACACACGGCGAAGAAGTTCATCGCCGAGGAGCTGTACAAGAAGCTGCGCAAGCATCGGCTGTGCGAGCTGAACCGGGAGCCGACCGAGCGCGAGGAGCAGCAGATGCAGAAGGAGGCGGCCGTCATGGCGCGCACGATGAACCTCAATCAGGTGTGCCTGTGCTTCCGGGCGTACCGGGTGGAGGCGGGTACGGGCCGCTGGGTCCCGATCTGTGAGCCGGTCTACACGAACCCCATCAACAATATGA AAAGTGCACTTACGGGCGAGCTGAAGATCTGCCGGCTCAGCACCACCGTCAGCGGGGTGGACGGTGGCGAGGAGGTGTTTATGTTTGTCGAAAAGGTGTGCAAAA ATAACATCAAGATTCGGTTCTACGAGCTGGACGAGTACGACCAGGAGGTGTGGCAGGAGATGGCCATCTTTTCCGAGGCGGACGTCCATCACCAGTATGCGATCGCGTTCAAGACGCCACCGTACCGGCACAAGGACATTACCGAGCCGGTCGAGGTGCTGATGCAGCTGTTCCGGCCGCGCGACCGGTGCCAGAGCGAGCCGGTACTGTTCAAGTACAAACCGCGGCCCGGCATGATGGTGGTGCCGGGGGCTGGTGCTGCCAGTGGTGCGTCGCGCAAGCGGCTCCGCATCAGCTCGGGCAATGTGTCGTCCGAAATTCCCACCGTCATCCTGAACGACCCGAACGGGCCTGTTGGACCCGCTGGagtaggtggtggtggtggaggaggaggtggtggcggtggtggtggtggtgctattGGTTCAGGATCAACTACACGACTACCGCCCCTGCATCAACCATTTCCAATGCTGGCCAATCATGCTGGCGGCGGTGCCATTCCGGAAGGTCAAGAACCAACGTCGACCACATCGCTCACGACCTCAGCGCATCATCCGGACATTATGAGCGGCATcggttccaccaccaccatctccAAGGAGCTAACGAAGGCCAGCATTATCCAGGAGATACTGAACATTCCGACAACGATCGCGTCCGACGTAGCGTTCGACTCGAGCGACTTTCCCTGCAACTCGGAAG AGTTCAACAAACTCATCCAAGAGATCGGCAATCAGCAGGATCTGGTCAAGCTGGAGACGGACGCAGAAACGGCTGGCAGCGGCGCCACCGATACGGAAAGTGTGCTGGGACGGGCGATTGCCGATCTGGTCGCGTCCGGGGACGATTCGCGGCAGGGCGAAATGTTGCGCAAGCTGCTCGCCCTGATCAAACTGTTCGCCGGGGACGTGAATCGCTCGCGGCAGCTGCTGGCCTCCCACTGGACCGCTGCcaatcagcagcagctcaa ttGCCTCCACGCTGCAATCCGACGCAACGATACGACGATCGCCTGCAAGCTGATCGAGCTGCTGCACGAGTACCAGCTGGCGGAGGAGCTGCTCGATCTGCCGAACGATCGCAACGAAACCGGCCTCCATCTGGCCGTGTCGTGCAACAGCGAGCCGATCGTGAAGGCGCTGCTGGCGGCCGGCGCAAAGCTGCACTTCTGCGACTACCGTGGCAACACGCCCCTGCACCGGGCAGTCGTCGAGAATGTGCCCGATAtggtgcggctgctgctgctgcagcagcggccCGGCCAGCCGGGAGGTTTGCGGCTCGACTGCACCAACGACGACGGGTTGACCGCGTTGCAGGCGGCCGTGTATGCTCGAAATTTGAAGATCACGCGCATCCTGCTGGAGGCGGGAGCGTCGGTGCGCGAGAAGGACCTCAAGCACGGCAACAACATCCTTCACATTGCGGTCGACAAT GATGCGCTCGATATCGTGCACTACATACTGGAGGAGGTGAAGGAGGAGCTCGGTCGGGAGCGGAACAATGCTGGCTACACGCCGCTGCAGCTGGCCGACGCGAAGAGCCACACCGGGCAGGGCAACAACAAGCTGATCGTGCGGGAACTGTTGCGCCACTACCCGGATGGGTTGCAGAAGGAGGTAAAGAAGGAGATTGATGCCACAGAagacgacgaggaggaagaggaggaagaggaggaggaagacgaGGATGAGGAAGGGGAGGAGCAGGAGCAGAGGGAAGCATCGGCACCGTCCAGCAACGTGCTCGATTCGATGGATCTGATCAACGGTGAGCGGGCAACCGTTGCGCGACTGCTGGATGAGCATGAGCCGGAAGCGGAACCGCAGCGTAAAGCCACCAAGCGGTCGGACAGTGGCCCGGCTCGAACCGAACCCGACACGCTGCTCGACGAGCAGTGCCTGGAGGAGCTGTGCCGGCTGCTGGACGCGGGCAATGGCTGGCGCGAGCTCGGTTCGCTGCTCGACTTTCACTCATTCTTTACCGTGTGGGAGCAGGCGCCCAGCCCGGCACGGATGTTGCTCGGGTATTTCGAG ATGCAGCAGCTCCACCTGGACCGGCTGATCGATATGCTGCGCGTGCTGGAGCTGCGCGACCCCATCCGCAGCATCGACGAGATGATCTGCCGGCGGATGAAGTGA